A section of the Streptomyces sp. NBC_01591 genome encodes:
- a CDS encoding LysR family transcriptional regulator, which translates to MVHERSSQPRLSPSSYEEDIRAVLAPRLAHFEAVARHEHVTRAAQELGVPQSTLSRAMVRLEQDLGVALFARKGRTVSLTPAGRTFLGSAERALAEVEKAADSVRADADPATGKVAFGFLHTMGSETVPALIRAFRADHPRVRFQLVQNYGEAMIERLRAGGLDLCLTSPVPDAPDLVARRLDEQRLRLVVPEDHRLATRRRIRLAEAADEKFVTLEPGYGLRRITDDLCAEAGFTPRVAFEGEEAETLRGLVAAGLGVALLPPPAVARPGVVELTVTAPRAAREIGVAWLDGHPDTPPVAAFKRFLLSRRGHLLPD; encoded by the coding sequence ATGGTGCATGAACGCAGCTCACAGCCCCGGCTGTCACCCAGTAGTTACGAAGAAGACATTCGCGCCGTGCTCGCGCCGCGGCTGGCCCACTTCGAGGCGGTGGCCCGCCACGAGCACGTCACGCGCGCCGCGCAGGAGCTCGGCGTCCCGCAGTCGACCCTGTCGCGGGCGATGGTCAGGCTCGAACAGGACCTGGGAGTCGCCCTGTTCGCCCGCAAGGGCCGCACCGTCTCCCTCACCCCGGCGGGCCGCACCTTCCTGGGCTCCGCCGAGCGGGCCCTCGCCGAGGTCGAGAAGGCCGCCGACTCGGTACGGGCCGACGCCGACCCGGCCACCGGCAAGGTCGCCTTCGGTTTCCTCCACACCATGGGCTCGGAAACCGTCCCCGCCCTCATCCGCGCCTTCCGCGCCGACCACCCCCGGGTCCGCTTCCAGCTCGTGCAGAACTACGGCGAGGCGATGATCGAACGCCTGCGGGCCGGCGGCCTCGACCTCTGCCTCACCTCACCCGTCCCGGACGCCCCCGACCTCGTCGCCCGCCGCCTGGACGAACAGCGCCTGCGCCTCGTCGTCCCCGAGGACCACCGCCTCGCCACCCGCCGCCGCATCCGCCTCGCGGAGGCCGCCGACGAAAAGTTCGTCACCCTCGAACCGGGTTACGGCCTGCGCCGGATCACCGACGACCTGTGCGCCGAGGCGGGCTTCACGCCCCGTGTCGCCTTCGAGGGCGAGGAGGCGGAGACCCTGCGCGGCCTGGTCGCGGCGGGCCTCGGCGTGGCCCTGCTGCCGCCGCCCGCGGTCGCCCGCCCCGGCGTCGTCGAGCTGACCGTCACGGCCCCGAGGGCGGCCCGCGAGATCGGCGTCGCCTGGCTGGACGGCCACCCGGACACCCCACCGGTGGCGGCCTTCAAACGCTTCCTGCTGTCGCGCCGGGGACATCTGCTGCCCGACTGA
- a CDS encoding L,D-transpeptidase family protein gives MGVAGNVRGVRLRRGLALSVAGLTAVPALVLATGGQAQAASCTTSTGPYQKQVEKYLNRPADGKQSAADCKAIRSFQSKYGVTPTIGYAGPVTWRTMKTLTAQKAAGKNPNKDKKCPTNKGRIACVDLTRQLSWIQDGSKLKFGPVPVRTGRNGYETRTGSTKIYWRHIDHVSSIYHVAMPYSQFFDGGQAFHAVGVKMWNPPGSHGCVNMRTADAKSYWKLLRNGDDVYVYGRKPGT, from the coding sequence ATGGGAGTCGCGGGGAACGTACGGGGAGTACGGCTGCGGCGCGGGCTCGCGCTGTCGGTCGCAGGCCTGACCGCGGTACCGGCCCTGGTGCTGGCCACCGGCGGACAGGCGCAGGCGGCGTCCTGCACGACGTCCACCGGGCCGTACCAGAAGCAGGTCGAGAAGTATCTGAACCGGCCGGCCGACGGCAAGCAGTCGGCCGCCGACTGCAAGGCGATCAGGTCGTTCCAGAGCAAGTACGGGGTCACCCCCACCATCGGATACGCGGGTCCGGTCACCTGGCGCACGATGAAGACGCTCACCGCCCAGAAGGCGGCCGGCAAGAACCCGAACAAGGACAAGAAGTGCCCCACCAACAAGGGGCGCATCGCGTGCGTGGACCTGACCCGGCAGCTGAGCTGGATCCAGGACGGCAGCAAGCTGAAGTTCGGCCCCGTGCCGGTACGAACCGGGCGGAACGGCTACGAGACCCGCACCGGGTCGACGAAGATCTACTGGCGGCACATCGACCATGTCTCGTCGATCTACCACGTGGCGATGCCGTACTCCCAGTTCTTCGACGGGGGTCAGGCGTTCCACGCGGTCGGCGTGAAGATGTGGAACCCGCCGGGGTCGCACGGCTGCGTCAACATGCGTACCGCCGACGCCAAGTCGTACTGGAAACTGCTGAGGAACGGCGACGACGTGTACGTGTACGGGCGCAAGCCCGGAACGTGA
- a CDS encoding S8 family peptidase, with product MRNACVSTVAAAAAVALAAGMTSPAVAQPDTTSSGSGRPAGAGSADRHELTLITGDRVTVDAKGKLVSFRAAEGREHIPVQRQIRDGHTLLVPADAHRLISSGKLDRRLFDITELSRAENLRAQKSGLKLIVSYRGAKAADAKAEVREAGSTRVGRTLNSLNAQSVTTPQRDAQDIWQALTSKASHSAQRTTAAGIDRVWLDGVRRASLDKSVPQIGTPAAWKAGYTGKGVKIAVLDTGVDATHPDLQDRILDTKNFTASPDAKDRVGHGTHVSSIAAGSGAKSGGKFKGVAPDAKLLEGKVLDDDGFGDDSGILAGMEWAVAQGADIINLSLGGADTPEVDPLEAAVDKLSADKGVLFAIAAGNEGDGAGTVGSPGSADAALTVGAVDDKDQLADFSSRGPRIGDGAIKPDVTAPGVDITAAAAPGSAIDQEVGQNPPGYLTISGTSMATPHVAGAAALLKQQHPEWKYAELKGALTASTKPGAYTPFEQGTGRIAVDRAIAQTVVADPVSVSFGVQQWPHTDDTPVTKKVTYRNLGTTDVTLDLAVTATGPKGKPAPAGFFGLGSDKVTVPAGGTADVPLTVNTKLGGTADGTYSAYLVGTGGGQSVRTAAAVEREIESYDLTVKTLGRDGKPAEFAETDLYGLSGTALGQWLSPTNTDGTAKVRVPRGGYTLNAAVTIDPEDYAKGTDWLAQPKLDVTKNLTVTLDARKAKPVNITVPATGTKSLLAAPDLQFTSDDGGYTYGWILDTYKNFRTAHFGPAVTDGSVSQHWLGSWSKGTSTRYDIAAGGPVTRAATGFERKYTTGQLAKVSLSLGSPAKGKSGEIAAGGSLPGSDGGWAAWTPHKIPGKVTAYVSTADKAKWNFDFNQTGGVDEDGYPVIDAQYSLGAPQSFKAGKSYTKKVNTAVFGPAVNSEYGILRDGDNIVGMLPLVADGRGNMGDSAYSSAKTVLYRNGKKLAQNEDPLTGLIPFAVPSAAADYRLTTSMRRSTALSPVSTRIDASWTFRSKRTSGPAMLPVSTVRFTPNVTADSRVTAGRTASVPVTVQGAAAGKNLKSLTVYVSYDAGKTWKKSTVKAGKISVKNPAKGKSISYRADVTDKKGNKSSVSIYNAYFGK from the coding sequence GTGAGAAACGCGTGTGTTTCGACCGTCGCCGCGGCCGCCGCGGTGGCGCTCGCGGCCGGGATGACCAGCCCGGCCGTGGCCCAGCCCGACACCACCAGCTCCGGCAGCGGCCGCCCGGCCGGCGCCGGGTCCGCGGACCGGCACGAGCTGACGCTCATCACCGGCGACCGCGTCACCGTGGACGCCAAGGGCAAGCTCGTGTCCTTCCGGGCCGCCGAGGGCCGCGAGCACATACCCGTGCAGCGGCAGATACGCGACGGGCACACCCTGCTCGTCCCGGCCGACGCCCACCGGCTGATCAGCTCCGGCAAGCTGGACCGCCGGCTGTTCGACATCACCGAGCTGAGCCGGGCGGAGAACCTCCGGGCCCAGAAGTCGGGCCTGAAGCTGATCGTCTCCTACCGGGGCGCGAAGGCCGCCGACGCGAAGGCCGAGGTCCGCGAGGCCGGCTCCACCCGGGTCGGCCGGACCCTGAACTCGCTGAACGCCCAGTCGGTGACCACCCCGCAGCGTGACGCCCAGGACATCTGGCAGGCGCTCACCAGCAAGGCCTCGCACAGCGCGCAGCGCACCACGGCCGCCGGGATCGACCGGGTCTGGCTGGACGGGGTGCGCCGGGCGAGCCTCGACAAGAGCGTGCCGCAGATCGGTACCCCTGCCGCCTGGAAGGCCGGTTACACCGGAAAGGGCGTCAAGATCGCCGTACTGGACACCGGTGTGGACGCCACCCACCCCGATCTCCAGGACCGGATCCTCGACACGAAGAACTTCACCGCCTCGCCCGACGCCAAGGACCGGGTCGGTCACGGCACGCATGTCTCCTCGATCGCGGCCGGTTCGGGCGCCAAGTCGGGCGGCAAGTTCAAGGGCGTGGCCCCGGACGCCAAGCTGCTGGAAGGCAAGGTGCTCGACGACGACGGCTTCGGCGACGACTCCGGCATCCTGGCCGGCATGGAGTGGGCGGTCGCGCAGGGCGCCGACATCATCAACCTGAGCCTCGGCGGCGCCGACACCCCCGAGGTGGACCCGCTGGAAGCGGCGGTCGACAAGCTGTCGGCCGACAAGGGTGTCCTGTTCGCCATCGCGGCGGGCAACGAGGGCGACGGGGCCGGTACGGTCGGCTCCCCGGGCAGCGCGGACGCCGCGCTGACGGTCGGCGCGGTCGACGACAAGGACCAGTTGGCCGACTTCTCCAGCCGTGGCCCGCGCATCGGCGACGGGGCGATCAAGCCCGATGTCACCGCCCCCGGCGTGGACATCACGGCGGCGGCCGCGCCCGGCTCCGCCATCGACCAGGAGGTCGGGCAGAACCCGCCCGGCTATCTGACGATCTCCGGTACGTCGATGGCGACCCCGCATGTCGCGGGCGCCGCGGCGCTCCTCAAGCAGCAGCACCCGGAGTGGAAGTACGCCGAGCTCAAGGGCGCGCTGACGGCCTCGACCAAGCCGGGCGCGTACACGCCGTTCGAGCAGGGCACGGGTCGGATCGCAGTCGACCGGGCGATCGCCCAGACCGTCGTCGCCGACCCGGTCTCGGTGAGCTTCGGTGTGCAGCAGTGGCCGCACACCGACGACACCCCGGTCACCAAGAAGGTGACGTACCGCAACCTCGGCACGACCGATGTCACCCTCGACCTCGCGGTCACGGCCACCGGCCCGAAGGGCAAGCCCGCCCCGGCCGGCTTCTTCGGCCTCGGCTCCGACAAGGTGACGGTCCCCGCGGGCGGCACCGCGGACGTGCCGCTGACCGTGAACACCAAGCTCGGCGGTACGGCCGACGGCACCTACTCCGCGTACCTCGTCGGGACGGGTGGCGGCCAGAGCGTCCGCACCGCTGCCGCGGTCGAGCGCGAGATCGAGTCGTACGACCTCACGGTCAAGACCCTCGGGCGCGACGGCAAGCCCGCCGAGTTCGCCGAGACCGACCTCTACGGCCTCTCGGGAACGGCACTCGGCCAGTGGCTCTCCCCGACGAACACCGACGGCACGGCCAAGGTCCGTGTCCCCAGGGGCGGTTACACGCTGAACGCGGCTGTCACCATCGACCCCGAGGACTACGCCAAGGGCACCGACTGGCTGGCGCAGCCGAAGCTGGACGTCACCAAGAACCTCACCGTGACGCTCGACGCGCGCAAGGCGAAGCCGGTGAACATCACCGTGCCCGCCACCGGGACGAAGTCCCTGCTGGCCGCGCCCGACCTCCAGTTCACGAGCGATGACGGCGGCTACACCTACGGCTGGATCCTCGACACGTACAAGAACTTCCGCACCGCGCACTTCGGCCCGGCGGTGACCGACGGATCGGTCTCCCAGCACTGGCTGGGCAGCTGGAGCAAGGGAACCTCGACCCGGTACGACATCGCGGCCGGCGGTCCGGTGACCCGGGCGGCCACCGGTTTCGAGCGGAAGTACACCACCGGCCAACTGGCCAAGGTGAGCCTCTCCCTCGGCTCGCCCGCCAAGGGCAAGTCCGGTGAGATCGCCGCCGGGGGCTCGCTGCCCGGCTCGGACGGCGGCTGGGCGGCCTGGACCCCCCACAAGATCCCCGGCAAGGTCACCGCTTACGTCTCCACCGCCGACAAGGCGAAGTGGAACTTCGACTTCAACCAGACCGGCGGGGTCGACGAGGACGGCTACCCGGTGATCGATGCGCAGTACTCCCTCGGCGCCCCGCAGAGCTTCAAGGCGGGCAAGTCCTACACAAAGAAGGTCAACACCGCGGTGTTCGGCCCCGCGGTCAACTCCGAGTACGGTATCCTCCGCGACGGCGACAACATCGTCGGCATGCTGCCGCTGGTGGCCGACGGACGCGGCAACATGGGTGATTCCGCCTACAGTTCGGCCAAGACGGTCCTGTACCGCAACGGCAAGAAGCTCGCCCAGAACGAGGACCCGCTGACGGGCCTGATCCCCTTCGCCGTACCGTCCGCCGCCGCCGACTACCGGCTGACGACCTCGATGCGGCGCAGCACCGCACTCTCCCCGGTCTCCACCCGGATCGACGCGAGCTGGACCTTCCGCTCCAAGCGGACCTCGGGCCCGGCCATGCTGCCGGTCTCCACGGTGCGGTTCACACCCAATGTCACCGCGGACAGCAGGGTCACGGCAGGCAGGACCGCTTCCGTGCCCGTGACGGTGCAGGGCGCGGCCGCCGGGAAGAACCTCAAGTCACTGACGGTGTACGTCAGTTACGACGCCGGCAAGACCTGGAAGAAGTCCACGGTCAAGGCGGGCAAGATCTCCGTGAAGAACCCGGCCAAGGGGAAGTCCATCTCCTACCGGGCCGATGTCACGGACAAGAAGGGCAACAAGTCGTCGGTGTCGATCTACAACGCGTACTTCGGCAAGTGA
- a CDS encoding MFS transporter, whose translation MPPASTGASTLTVAASPQPSPVAPVATAATAPERLEPGRPGYRRMSFALFAAGVATFALLYSTQALLPAVSASFGATAGQASWTVSAATGALALCVLPMSALSERFGRRQMMTASLTVAVLVGLLVPFAPSLGWLIALRAVQGAALAGLPASAMAYLAEEVRPKALVAAIGLFVAGNSIGGMSGRILTGWIAQLWGWRAALGAVGLLAVACAVVFHFMIPRARNFTPGTLNPKALAKTVGGHLADPLLRRLYAIGALFMTVFGAVYTVIGYRLVEAPFNLPQGVVGSIFLVYLVGTVSSAAAGQLVARLGRRGALYLAVSTTAAGLLLSLADQLAAVLLGLVLITAGFFAGHAVASSSVSRTATKGRAQASALYQSAYYLGSSAGGTLGAVAFHAGGWAGTVSLGLLAVLGVVSITLYGTRAARAERRRLVPVASVQN comes from the coding sequence ATGCCTCCTGCCAGTACCGGGGCGTCCACCCTCACCGTGGCCGCCTCGCCCCAGCCGTCCCCCGTCGCCCCCGTCGCCACCGCCGCCACCGCCCCGGAGCGTCTCGAACCGGGCCGCCCCGGCTACCGCCGGATGAGCTTCGCGCTCTTCGCCGCAGGTGTCGCGACGTTCGCACTTCTCTACTCCACGCAGGCCCTGCTGCCCGCCGTCTCCGCCTCCTTCGGCGCCACGGCCGGACAGGCCAGCTGGACGGTCTCAGCGGCGACGGGCGCACTGGCGCTGTGCGTGCTGCCGATGAGTGCGCTGTCCGAGCGGTTCGGACGGCGGCAGATGATGACCGCCTCGCTGACGGTCGCCGTGCTGGTCGGACTGCTCGTCCCCTTCGCCCCCTCGCTGGGCTGGCTGATCGCGCTGCGCGCCGTCCAGGGCGCGGCACTGGCCGGGCTGCCCGCCTCCGCGATGGCGTACCTGGCCGAGGAGGTGCGGCCGAAGGCACTGGTCGCCGCGATCGGGCTGTTCGTGGCCGGCAACAGCATCGGCGGCATGAGCGGCCGTATCCTCACCGGCTGGATCGCCCAGCTGTGGGGCTGGCGCGCGGCGCTCGGCGCGGTCGGCCTGCTGGCCGTGGCCTGCGCGGTCGTCTTCCACTTCATGATCCCCAGGGCGCGGAACTTCACCCCGGGAACGCTGAACCCGAAGGCCCTCGCCAAGACGGTGGGCGGGCACCTCGCCGATCCGCTGCTGCGCCGGCTGTACGCGATCGGCGCGCTGTTCATGACGGTGTTCGGCGCGGTCTACACGGTGATCGGCTACCGCCTGGTGGAGGCCCCGTTCAACCTCCCGCAGGGTGTCGTCGGCTCGATCTTCCTGGTCTACCTCGTCGGTACGGTCTCCTCCGCCGCGGCCGGCCAGCTGGTCGCCCGGCTCGGCCGCCGGGGCGCGCTGTATCTGGCCGTCTCCACCACGGCCGCCGGTCTGCTGCTCTCGCTCGCCGACCAGCTGGCCGCCGTACTCCTCGGCCTGGTCCTGATCACGGCGGGCTTCTTCGCCGGGCACGCGGTCGCCTCCTCGTCCGTGAGCCGTACCGCGACAAAGGGCCGCGCCCAGGCGTCGGCGCTCTACCAGTCCGCGTACTACCTGGGCTCCAGCGCGGGCGGCACGCTCGGCGCGGTCGCCTTCCACGCCGGGGGCTGGGCCGGGACCGTGTCGCTGGGGCTGCTCGCGGTCCTCGGCGTCGTCTCGATCACGCTGTACGGGACGCGGGCCGCCCGCGCCGAGCGGCGCCGGCTGGTTCCGGTGGCCTCCGTACAGAACTGA
- a CDS encoding STAS domain-containing protein produces the protein MSFGRRTGLPDVEPMTPNVLVVTGRVTRAAVPGLCAELETLLYDPDGAVRDPDTGVDCDVGGVVHVDLALVEAIARLGLVARRAGGRRLRLRNVPPELQSLLDLVGLADVVDVGCGTGTATGAGEGRG, from the coding sequence ATGAGTTTCGGCCGCCGGACCGGTCTCCCTGATGTGGAACCCATGACCCCGAACGTTCTCGTCGTCACCGGCCGCGTCACCAGGGCCGCGGTGCCGGGACTCTGCGCCGAGCTGGAGACGCTGCTGTACGACCCCGACGGCGCCGTCCGCGACCCGGACACGGGGGTGGACTGCGACGTGGGCGGGGTCGTGCACGTGGATCTGGCCCTGGTCGAGGCGATAGCGCGGCTGGGGCTCGTCGCGCGCCGGGCGGGCGGCCGGAGACTGCGGCTGCGCAATGTGCCGCCCGAGCTGCAGAGCCTGCTGGACCTGGTCGGGCTGGCCGATGTGGTGGATGTGGGGTGCGGGACGGGGACGGCGACGGGGGCCGGGGAGGGCCGGGGCTGA
- a CDS encoding Uma2 family endonuclease, protein MSALTVDPAPGHGQDWDDLVRIWEETDAPEGCKVEIIEGIVTVSPPPSKDHNTTAELLQRRLYSVIPEDWGIYQTLGVAVPGRAGLYIPDLVVVPRAVATGPGNRVPAEEARLVVEITSQANANHDRIGKVHGYAKAGVELFLLLDPWHSGRPTATLYGEPDGGTYRVLDTVEYGEKLTLPEPFGLDLDTGVFPVS, encoded by the coding sequence ATGAGCGCACTCACCGTCGATCCCGCCCCCGGCCACGGCCAGGACTGGGACGACCTCGTCCGGATCTGGGAGGAGACGGACGCACCCGAGGGCTGCAAGGTGGAGATCATCGAGGGGATCGTCACCGTGTCGCCACCGCCGTCCAAGGACCACAACACCACCGCGGAACTGCTGCAGCGCAGGCTCTACTCGGTGATTCCGGAGGACTGGGGGATCTACCAGACCCTCGGTGTCGCCGTGCCGGGCCGGGCCGGGCTCTACATCCCCGATCTCGTCGTCGTGCCGCGTGCCGTGGCGACCGGGCCGGGCAACCGCGTCCCGGCCGAAGAGGCGCGGCTCGTCGTCGAGATCACCTCGCAGGCCAACGCCAACCACGACCGCATCGGCAAGGTGCACGGATACGCGAAGGCCGGTGTCGAGCTGTTCCTGCTGCTCGACCCGTGGCACTCGGGCCGCCCCACCGCCACGCTCTACGGTGAGCCCGACGGCGGCACCTACCGGGTGCTGGACACGGTCGAGTACGGGGAGAAGCTGACGCTGCCCGAGCCGTTCGGGCTGGACCTGGACACCGGGGTGTTCCCGGTGAGTTGA
- a CDS encoding leucine-rich repeat domain-containing protein, whose product MIHSPLGYRVITAEEAEERFRISDGIGYPYAEFADDQEIRLYEGGLHVAGHLGPEGGEDWVPYNTIVDGDLTVDGNLDWWDNSGGNFLAVTGSLRARNVFLYGCPNVLVRGNLEVTGGICGSYGDDGGLLTVRGSTRASLIIGMLYFCLDFAEQPQALLVGDPCRTNHPVDFTNGELSGILLPELLNKHGEADSRKIEEAMGEGHQVLRAGVRPSRVIALEELDSLLDRADEVTELDLSGRKLHSFPEQLLAFPRLRVLSLADNGEIGAIGARIGELTALEELDVSGTGLTGLPESIGALRNLRVLDISGNRFTELPESLGSLGRLEVLRAGHLACRLPEWIDRLRSLRELDLSCLNQGRYYCDTLVAFPTVVTRLTGLRTLDLSNTWLESVPDALLDLTGLEELNLNSCPSARLTRLPELARLPRLRVLRLSGRTPWTEQPPASRDLLAGIWDIATLEHLELDRWGQETFDGEKARTAFRSLPDDAFARTPNLRHLDLAFNELTTLPEPFFALRHLEFANFRGTKLGRPTLDRLRATFPRTRLHLKGVAVKEVVHDPNWQAVHALVGDGAGKGPKEAIAAYKEAIALCVPGSSYSDYDQLYAHYALVNILGDLSDKATDTDRPALDAELVRYAEQAMSLIPDTIWHFTDEGAFQEEVRRRTGNALAWHLLHGGEPERALTAVEQALAEAEGPAHDFIRDTQVRILLALGRTDDAYRAADQVLTRDPGFADLTDIAALPGFQQWRRAQRIDRFLGGDR is encoded by the coding sequence ATGATTCACTCACCCCTGGGGTACCGCGTCATCACCGCCGAGGAGGCGGAGGAACGCTTCCGGATCTCGGACGGCATCGGTTACCCGTACGCCGAGTTCGCCGACGACCAGGAGATCCGGCTGTACGAGGGCGGTCTGCATGTCGCGGGGCACCTGGGGCCGGAGGGGGGCGAGGACTGGGTTCCGTACAACACCATCGTGGACGGTGACCTCACCGTCGACGGCAACCTGGACTGGTGGGACAACAGCGGCGGCAACTTCCTCGCCGTGACGGGCAGTCTGCGGGCCCGGAACGTGTTCCTGTACGGCTGCCCGAACGTGCTGGTGCGCGGGAACCTGGAGGTGACGGGCGGCATCTGCGGCTCGTACGGGGACGACGGCGGCCTCCTCACGGTGCGCGGCAGCACCCGCGCGTCGCTCATCATCGGCATGTTGTACTTCTGCCTGGACTTCGCCGAGCAACCGCAGGCCCTCCTCGTCGGCGACCCCTGCCGCACCAACCACCCGGTCGACTTCACCAACGGCGAACTGAGCGGCATCCTGCTGCCCGAACTGCTGAACAAGCACGGTGAAGCCGACTCACGGAAGATCGAGGAGGCCATGGGCGAGGGACACCAAGTGCTGCGCGCCGGGGTGCGCCCGAGCCGCGTCATCGCGCTGGAGGAGCTGGACTCCCTGCTGGACCGGGCCGACGAGGTCACCGAACTCGACCTCTCCGGACGGAAGCTCCACAGCTTCCCGGAACAACTGCTTGCGTTCCCCCGACTGCGCGTCCTGTCGCTCGCGGACAACGGCGAGATCGGCGCCATCGGCGCACGCATCGGCGAACTCACCGCCCTGGAAGAACTCGACGTGTCGGGAACGGGACTGACCGGGCTGCCCGAATCCATCGGCGCACTCCGGAACCTCCGGGTGCTGGACATATCCGGCAACCGCTTCACGGAACTTCCCGAGTCCCTCGGCAGCCTCGGCCGCTTGGAGGTCCTGCGCGCCGGACATCTGGCCTGCCGGCTCCCCGAATGGATCGACCGGCTGCGCTCACTGCGCGAGCTGGACCTGTCCTGTCTGAACCAGGGGCGCTACTACTGCGACACCCTGGTCGCGTTCCCCACGGTTGTCACCCGCCTGACGGGACTGCGCACCCTCGACCTGTCCAACACCTGGCTGGAGTCCGTCCCCGACGCGCTGCTGGACCTGACCGGGCTGGAGGAGCTGAACCTCAACTCCTGCCCGTCCGCCCGGCTGACCCGACTGCCCGAGCTGGCCCGGCTGCCCCGCCTGCGCGTACTGCGCCTCAGCGGCCGCACCCCGTGGACGGAACAGCCCCCGGCCTCCAGGGACCTGCTCGCCGGCATCTGGGACATCGCCACCCTGGAACACCTGGAGCTCGACCGCTGGGGCCAGGAGACCTTCGACGGGGAGAAGGCACGCACCGCGTTCAGGTCCCTGCCCGACGACGCCTTCGCCCGTACGCCGAACCTCCGCCACCTCGACCTGGCATTCAATGAACTCACCACCCTCCCCGAGCCCTTCTTCGCCCTGCGGCACCTGGAGTTCGCGAACTTCCGGGGCACGAAGCTCGGCCGGCCGACGCTGGACCGGCTGCGCGCGACGTTCCCCCGCACCCGGCTCCACCTGAAGGGAGTCGCGGTCAAGGAGGTCGTCCACGACCCGAACTGGCAGGCCGTGCACGCCCTGGTCGGGGACGGCGCCGGAAAGGGGCCCAAGGAGGCGATCGCCGCGTACAAGGAAGCCATCGCGCTCTGCGTCCCGGGATCGAGCTACTCCGACTACGACCAGCTCTACGCCCACTACGCCCTGGTCAACATCCTCGGCGACCTCAGCGACAAGGCGACGGACACCGACCGCCCCGCCCTGGACGCCGAACTCGTCCGGTACGCCGAACAGGCCATGTCCCTGATACCCGACACGATCTGGCACTTCACCGACGAGGGCGCCTTCCAGGAAGAGGTCAGGCGCCGTACCGGCAACGCCCTGGCCTGGCACCTGCTGCACGGCGGTGAACCGGAGCGCGCGCTGACCGCCGTGGAACAGGCGCTGGCCGAGGCCGAGGGCCCGGCGCACGACTTCATCCGCGACACCCAGGTCCGCATCCTGCTCGCCCTCGGCCGCACCGACGACGCCTACCGGGCGGCCGACCAGGTCCTCACCCGCGACCCCGGGTTCGCAGACCTCACCGACATCGCGGCCCTGCCCGGGTTCCAGCAGTGGCGGCGGGCCCAGCGCATCGACAGGTTCCTCGGAGGCGACCGATGA
- a CDS encoding sigma-70 family RNA polymerase sigma factor, producing MSDLTATTDVDSRLEGHRVELTGYCYRMLGSAFEAEDAVQDTLVRAWRNFDKFEGRSSLRSWLYRIATNVCLDMLNAGNKRARPVDLTGPTPLAQAALNPLPENTWLEPMPDGRMLPTVADPAEAAVARESVRLAFVAALQHLPPKQRAVLILREVLAWKASEVAELLDTSVASVNSALQRARATLTEHESKPADAANPLDEEQRKLLERYVAAFEGYDMAALTALLHEDAVMTMPPFDLWLQGHDDITGFMLSIGASCAGSRLVATSANGTPAFAHYKPNPDGPGFVPWAVQVIDISDGAITGMHCFLDTPRWFPLFGLPDHLDDDAA from the coding sequence ATGAGTGATCTGACAGCGACGACGGACGTCGACAGCCGTCTGGAGGGACACCGGGTCGAGCTGACCGGTTACTGCTACCGGATGCTCGGCTCGGCCTTCGAGGCGGAGGACGCGGTGCAGGACACGCTGGTGCGTGCCTGGCGCAACTTCGACAAGTTCGAGGGGCGTTCCTCGCTGCGGTCCTGGCTGTACCGGATCGCCACCAATGTCTGTCTGGACATGCTGAACGCCGGCAACAAGCGGGCCCGTCCGGTCGATCTGACGGGCCCGACACCGCTCGCCCAGGCGGCACTCAACCCCCTGCCGGAGAACACCTGGCTGGAGCCGATGCCGGACGGGCGCATGCTGCCGACGGTGGCCGACCCGGCGGAGGCCGCCGTGGCGCGGGAGTCGGTGCGCCTGGCGTTCGTCGCCGCGCTCCAGCATCTGCCGCCCAAGCAGCGTGCCGTGCTGATCCTGCGCGAGGTGCTGGCCTGGAAGGCGAGCGAGGTCGCCGAGCTGCTCGACACCTCGGTCGCCTCGGTCAACAGCGCCCTCCAGCGCGCGCGGGCCACCCTCACCGAACACGAAAGCAAGCCCGCCGACGCCGCGAATCCGCTCGACGAGGAGCAGCGCAAGCTCCTCGAGCGGTACGTGGCGGCCTTCGAGGGCTACGACATGGCGGCGCTGACCGCGCTGCTCCATGAGGACGCCGTGATGACCATGCCGCCGTTCGACCTCTGGCTCCAGGGGCACGACGACATCACCGGCTTCATGCTCTCCATCGGCGCGAGCTGTGCGGGCTCCCGCCTGGTGGCGACGTCGGCGAACGGCACCCCGGCGTTCGCGCACTACAAGCCGAATCCGGACGGGCCCGGGTTCGTGCCGTGGGCGGTGCAGGTCATCGACATCTCGGACGGGGCCATCACCGGGATGCACTGCTTCCTGGACACCCCGCGCTGGTTCCCGCTCTTCGGGCTGCCGGACCATCTCGACGACGACGCGGCGTGA